The following coding sequences are from one Triticum aestivum cultivar Chinese Spring chromosome 5A, IWGSC CS RefSeq v2.1, whole genome shotgun sequence window:
- the LOC123106905 gene encoding protein FAR1-RELATED SEQUENCE 5-like, with protein MESMASAALSIGSTTAMGVEDDASSSAVGMIQLVGNDENTYNMPKRTTSLPFCGSTYEPECDDNLKPVIGMKFDTWKEGMALYKMYAHEVGFLVRTWTTHKDDQGVPVWKRFVCAREGWRKVATDEERIKPKRNFKLSRCGCEAMIGFKRQDDGKYEVARFVQSHTHQLISPSKRHLIKSKREVSSELRTKLLTCHKALVGTSAAYRLLSVEKGGQANVGCTKRDLQNCHRDFKRAIKGADGQIIVDIMKNKQAANPAFYFDYQLDENDKLTNIFWADSICRKNYSLFGEVVSFDSTYRFNRYDLVFAPFTGVNNHKSCVTFGAAFLWNEKQESYIWLFKTFLKAMCGVAPKLIITDDQSMRIGIEHVFPNTIHRLCMWHILMKLTEKVGATLKNSPDFHEQFMSCVWGSETPNEFESKWCSIINDFGLDDNTWL; from the exons ATGGAGTCAATGGCAAGTGCTGCTCTAAGTATTGGGTCAACTACGGCAATGGGAGTTGAAGATGATGCCAGCAGCTCTGCCGTG GGCATGATCCAGTTGGTGGGAAATGATGAAAATACCTACAACATGCCAAAAAGAACTACCAGTCTTCCGTTTTGT GGGTCAACATATGAGCCTGAGTGTGATGATAACTTAAAGCCCGTAATTGGCATGAAGTTTGACACCTGGAAAGAGGGCATGGCACTATACAAAATGTATGCTCATGAGGTTGGGTTCTTGGTCCGCACATGGACAACACACAAAGATGATCAGGGTGTACCAGTGTGGAAGAGGTTTGTTTGTGCAAGGGAAGGTTGGCGAAAGGTGGCCACAGATGAGGAAAGGATAAAGCCTAAACGGAACTTCAAGTTAAGCAGGTGTGGTTGTGAGGCTATGATCGGATTCAAAAGGCAAGATGACGGCAAATACGAGGTTGCCCGATTTGTCCAATCgcatacgcatcaacttatttCGCCAAGTAAGAGACATCTCATTAAGTCAAAGAGAGAAGTAAGTAGTGAGTTGAGGACAAAATTACTTACATGTCATAAGGCATTGGTTGGCACATCTGCAGCATATCGCTTGCTTAGTGTAGAGAAGGGGGGCCAAGCAAATGTAGGTTGCACAAAGCGTGATTTACAAAACTGCCACCGTGATTTTAAAAGAGCAATTAAGGGAGCAGATGGACAGATAATAGTAGATATCATGAAGAATAAGCAAGCTGCCAATCCAGCCTTCTACTTTGATTACCAACTCGATGAGAATGATAAACTTACAAATATTTTCTGGGCCGATAGTATATGCAGAAAAAACTACTCATTGTTTGGTGAAGTGGTGTCTTTCGACTCCACATACCGCTTTAATAGGTATGACTTGGTGTTTGCCCCTTTCACTGGAGTTAACAACCACAAATCTTGTGTTACATTTGGTGCTGCTTTTTTATGGAATGAGAAGCAAGAATCTTATATATGGTTGTTCAAGACTTTCTTAAAAGCAATGTGTGGGGTTGCACCTAAGCTAATCATTACCGATGATCAAAGCATGAGAATAGGGATAGAACATGTTTTCCCGAACACTATACATAGACTTTGCATGTGGCACATCCTCATGAAGCTTACGGAAAAAGTTGGTGCGACCCTAAAAAATAGTCCAGATTTCCATGAACAGTTTATGTCATGTGTTTGGGGATCAGAGACACCAAACGAGTTCGAGTCAAAATGGTGTTCAATAATTAATGATTTCGGGCTAGATGATAATACATGGTTGTAG